In Parasteatoda tepidariorum isolate YZ-2023 chromosome 8, CAS_Ptep_4.0, whole genome shotgun sequence, the DNA window aataaatgtaatcaaaGATTAGTGAATAATAGTTTATCATATGAGTAACTTGCACATAATACTGCCATAAATTGTACAAAAActactgtttaaatttttaatctgcaTGCCcgcttttttctatttcttcagTTTTCTTAATggtgtaaatacattaaatgtgtaaaaatttatatgataaataaaaaaagcttttctaatagaaatttataagcAATATGAATTACGCTTATCAGTCAAATCGGggattttctaaatattttctccatAATATCATAAATACACCAATGAAGTAAATGTGttcaaagaaatttgaaatctctGTTTCTTTTCTCCATACACTAATtgttcatttcaaataaattgtgaGCTTTATAGTTCGCATTGTTGtgcaaactaaataaatattttaataatctaggTTGTCTTTGTTAATTCGCATCTATTTATTGACCTTTTTagatacatgtttaaaaaattccaacaatatatttaaacttattttgtacaagtaatttttaattgaaatctatttttaagtgcaaatcactaaattttaagatactttacaaattacttttgagattttgcaaattataactagaaatttttcctcttttttttgattatttgtgAACTTAGAAGttcacaaataattaaaacagcaaGCTTCTGTACTTAAACTTCTCTTAGCAacacacgaaaaaaaattatgtagtttatttatgtttttttaaacataatcttgagttttagtttcttttagcCTGAAAACATGTTATGAATATGATCTTAATCACCTAAAATTGCCATGGACTAACTCTCTTGGTACGATTTTTCCAGCATCGGCAATGTCCTGAGAAAAATACTCATTACAGAACTGGCTGGAATTATCAGGCGTAACtacttaaatatgaaaataaaaatattatcaaatgttATCACCTGAATAATATTATCACctcaaaagcaatttaaatattgctcAGTGTACTCGgcataatattaataagcattaactATTCTGtgctaaaaactaaaaagagcaacaataaaaacctatttatttaaatattcttaataaatactATGTAACCTTATTTTTGACAGCTGCTCTTAGTTTCGCAGATCTACTTCTAGGATTTTGACTTATTTCTTCTTCTGTTGGTGTTATTACATGTTTATAAAGTGATGTCCATTTCTTTGAAAGCACAGCATTAATGTCTTCCTGAGAATATAACACATTTGCATTACGATATTTTTGTCTTAAAGTCTGAGATACAGGTTCATCTATATGTATGCCCATAATATGACGTTTAACAATACGGTCTTCTAAGGAATGAAATGTAAGTGCTGCTATTTTACCACCAGGTTTCAAATAAGTATATGCCATTTCCATAGCATAGTTAAGTTCATTCAGTTCGTCATTTACAAATATTCTTAGAGCTTGGAAAACTTTAGTGGCAACATGAGCTGATctgtttaatttatcaaatctgCTCCCcctgaaatgattaaaaaaatattattacctaatttaaaatgatcgtaaaaattaaaactgtttttttttcaagttttactatcacttaatttcaggaaaatgaaacaaatttgttttcataatttttgtattatgatacaaaagaaatgtattttgaaaagtgATCTAATCTTCATTCTAATAAGAGACATTTTGCCATACTGGtaattctaaactttttaatttttaaaacatttttacccTTAATGGGAGTATGTTTAAGGGACATTGCAAcatggaaaaaaagtaaataagggACAACTAAAGaagatatatttctaaatatttcaatatatcttTCTCAAATATGACataagacaaatttaaaattaatttcacatttcaaagatttaataatatgtttgacctcttgcaaaaaaaaaatggatacctttttcaaattaaaaatttttactaaatatcttctgttctttttaaaaagtatgcaaTGTAACTTAGTTTATAActcaatcttttttctttctgccTTCCAAGTTTTAGATTCCAAAATTTgactgtataaataaaaattttgtgtaatattaaaactttactttagttatatttcatttaccaaattaataataaacgtaaatataagaaagtattaaatttaaaataaatatccttgAACAAATATCCAAAAGTTTAGAAATTCATATCTTACCCTAAAATACTTTGGACCAAATCAGCTAACTCGGAAGTtgtattaatagttttaagcaTGTAACGTGCATCAAACAGAGCTTGAGCAACTTTTTTTGCATGCTTTTCTTCCCCATATGACTTGAAAATCTTTGCTAAGTTTGGAACATCAAGATGATTCAAAATGTCAGCAGCAGTGGGTTGATCTGGGAAtctgaaattgaaatataatctCCATTTCAAGAACGCTTCGTCAGTGAGCTTTTTATCCTATAAACGGCTTAAAGtacatgtttaagaaaataaacacagCTCATAAcaagtgtttgaaaaaattaacatagttGGGAAACGCAAGTTCAAGAAAATTGACACAgcttaaaatatgtgtttaaaaaaaatacatgcagCAAAAAATGCAACATGTTCATCCCTAAATTTAACAACCAAACGAGAAATTTCGTACAtacttttttaagcattaaacaTGATTGATATCAGACAAAGTCCAAGACTTGCCCCACATATTACCTCATTGGAAGTGGCTGTATATAATACAGATATAAGTTTTCAAGCAATTTAGATATTCAGAATACTGAAcgaaaaagtgaatttttaaaaatctaaattcctacattgtaaatttaattctactattataaatttataggatCCGTGAAAACCTCGTAAAAACAATAGTTGACTTTTAAAGtctttacacaaaaaattaattaatttagtcaAATGTAACAAGTTTATTTGAATCCCTTGGTTTCtagcaatatataaaaatctaatgatggtgttGTAGTTTTCATTGTCAACACATTTTTATTGCCTGGAAAATCACATGGTAagatccagttttcccacattaattttcatattagttTGATTGTCATCatcataaaattgataaaagtcatgaagttattgtttttcctataaatatttttgtttccctaATTGAAAGGTTAAAATTACCTGTACTGTTATTATCACGtttttgatttctaaataaAGAGTTTAGGACAGTTAAGATAACagtttaagataaagttatttaaatctgtgatcttattaaccattttacaattattatttttttgttgcaaattacATCAATATACTATAATGAATTACGGTTGAAGAGAttcattaaatgatttagaacttaactttcagcttcatgcacaaagtgatgaat includes these proteins:
- the LOC107456254 gene encoding 12S rRNA N(4)-cytidine methyltransferase METTL15 isoform X1, which produces MKFLSFCRLHLKHLGPSYMNKTYCSIATEEKSLCNEECNYSHTPVMVEEVIRAFQPTNNQIYIDFTFGAGGHSRHLLNAAKIQLYCLDRDPVAFEKCKTFAKESSGQVTPLIGRFSELRTVLNEAGVQPGSVDGILIDAGCSSMQMDEAKRGFSISKNGPLDMRMDGNRFPDQPTAADILNHLDVPNLAKIFKSYGEEKHAKKVAQALFDARYMLKTINTTSELADLVQSILGGSRFDKLNRSAHVATKVFQALRIFVNDELNELNYAMEMAYTYLKPGGKIAALTFHSLEDRIVKRHIMGIHIDEPVSQTLRQKYRNANVLYSQEDINAVLSKKWTSLYKHVITPTEEEISQNPRSRSAKLRAAVKNKVT
- the LOC107456254 gene encoding 12S rRNA N(4)-cytidine methyltransferase METTL15 isoform X2, whose translation is MNKTYCSIATEEKSLCNEECNYSHTPVMVEEVIRAFQPTNNQIYIDFTFGAGGHSRHLLNAAKIQLYCLDRDPVAFEKCKTFAKESSGQVTPLIGRFSELRTVLNEAGVQPGSVDGILIDAGCSSMQMDEAKRGFSISKNGPLDMRMDGNRFPDQPTAADILNHLDVPNLAKIFKSYGEEKHAKKVAQALFDARYMLKTINTTSELADLVQSILGGSRFDKLNRSAHVATKVFQALRIFVNDELNELNYAMEMAYTYLKPGGKIAALTFHSLEDRIVKRHIMGIHIDEPVSQTLRQKYRNANVLYSQEDINAVLSKKWTSLYKHVITPTEEEISQNPRSRSAKLRAAVKNKVT